The window TGGCTCTCAGCAAGCCTGGATTGCGGATGAAATAGGGGAGGAACGTGCTTCGCAGGCATTTATAAAAGGAGCAAAGGCTGGAAACCTCGGCCAAGTCATAGCAATTCCGCTAAGTATTGCTATGGGCTTTTTCATGATTAACTTGCCAATCATTATCGGTGGGCTATGCATGGTTGGATTGGCCGTCTATTTAATGATTTTCATGAAAGAAGAAAACTTTAAACCATTAGATAAAGAAGAAAGAATATCTACATGGGAGAGTATGAAGGGAAATATGGGCAAAATTGTTTTCCATTCTAAAGCTAGTTTCATCATGCGAATGCTATTCCTTATCGCTTTAGTCGTTGGATTTTATAGCGAAGGTTTTGACCGTTTATGGATCTCACATTTTTTTGAAGGCTCAAATATATCAACGTTAACGGATGAAAAATTAGTCGTGATAATGGGGGGCATTCAATTTATTGTCGTGCTCGTTTCCTTTGCAGCACTCCACTTTTTGAATCGAAGTGCAATCCACCAGAATTTAAGACGCATCTACGTTGTTCTTTTTGTAGCAAGTTTTCTAATCGTCATTTCATTAATTGGTTTTGCGTACTCAACTTACGTGATCAGCTTGCTAATCTTTTATGTGATTATCCAAGTAACAAGGCAAGTCATGTATCCATTAGAAGACATTTGGCTTAATAAAATTATTCCTGATTCCTCTACACGGGCAACGTTCTTTTCGGTAAAAGGCCAAGTGGATGCCATTGGTCAAATTGGAGGAGGTCCGATAATTGGAGTTGTAGCGTCAACCTTTACAATAAAAATCGCACTCATTGTTAGTGCAATTTTATTAACTCCAGTATTGTTTCTATATAAAATAATTTTGAATAAATCTAGAGGGTGAATTGTTCACCCCTTTTGTCTTACTTTTATCGGTAGGTAGATTTCCATATAGATTTTTTCGTACTCCCAGTCATGACAGCGTTCGTCATAATATTCAAAGTCAAAGCCTGTTTCATCGACTTCATAAAAAGATTGAGGTAACCAGTCTTCCAAAATATAGTGCCAAGTTCCTTTGATGGAAGAGACAAACTGCTCTACTTTAACGAGTGGAGTCCTAAAAACCGCATAAGTTGCATCTGTTATTTGCAACTTTGTCAGTCCGACGGGCAGTTGAACATCTTGATCGTAATTTACTGCGAATAAATAAGTAAATCTGTCTTCTATTTCTGTACTGCTTAAATTTATACAATACTCACCATGTTTTTTGGGAGATAATGCTTCGTACAGCATTCGTTCGATGGATTCATCTGGGGAAATTCTTTGGTCCCAAAAGGCAGGGGCGTCTCTTGTATAACAGATGTTTTCAATAGCACTTTCAAATGTTTTACCTGCAATTGTAAAGGCTTGCTTCTGAACAATTTTAGGTTGCATAACAATGCCGCCTACCTTTTTTTGATCGAGACTCAATAGATCAATTTTCTGAGGTAAGGATAGTGGGCAGTGGAGTCTGTATAGGCTTGGAGGGCTACCAAAACATTTCTTGAAGGCTCTTGTAAAACCGGAATGCGTTTCAAATCCATATTCCAAAGCGATTTGAATAATCTTTCCACCCTTTACTAATTCATATAACGCGTATTGTAGCTTTCTTTTTAAGACATAATCCATAATCGTATAACCAATATGTTTATCAAAAATCCTATAAAAGTGATAAGGAGAATAGCCAACCATTTTCGCTAGGTCCTCAGCTTTAATGTCATCTTTAATATGATTCTCCACATAATCGATAACTTGTTGCAGTAAAATTAACTGTTGGATATGAACCGCCCGCCTCTTAAATTTATAAAAGATATATGACCATCAAGATTCAACCGTGAATGAAGTGACAGAAAAACAACTCAAAACAACTCTATCATGAAC of the Sporosarcina sp. FSL K6-1508 genome contains:
- a CDS encoding MFS transporter, with product MNRLKTTDPYRVYIFTCFLSQLFFTFIFTVNLLYHVQTVKLDPLQLVLIGTVLELSVFLFEIPTGVVSDLKSRKLSIIIGYILIGIGFLIEGVFPYFVTVLVAQIAWGIGYTFTSGSQQAWIADEIGEERASQAFIKGAKAGNLGQVIAIPLSIAMGFFMINLPIIIGGLCMVGLAVYLMIFMKEENFKPLDKEERISTWESMKGNMGKIVFHSKASFIMRMLFLIALVVGFYSEGFDRLWISHFFEGSNISTLTDEKLVVIMGGIQFIVVLVSFAALHFLNRSAIHQNLRRIYVVLFVASFLIVISLIGFAYSTYVISLLIFYVIIQVTRQVMYPLEDIWLNKIIPDSSTRATFFSVKGQVDAIGQIGGGPIIGVVASTFTIKIALIVSAILLTPVLFLYKIILNKSRG
- a CDS encoding AraC family transcriptional regulator, producing MENHIKDDIKAEDLAKMVGYSPYHFYRIFDKHIGYTIMDYVLKRKLQYALYELVKGGKIIQIALEYGFETHSGFTRAFKKCFGSPPSLYRLHCPLSLPQKIDLLSLDQKKVGGIVMQPKIVQKQAFTIAGKTFESAIENICYTRDAPAFWDQRISPDESIERMLYEALSPKKHGEYCINLSSTEIEDRFTYLFAVNYDQDVQLPVGLTKLQITDATYAVFRTPLVKVEQFVSSIKGTWHYILEDWLPQSFYEVDETGFDFEYYDERCHDWEYEKIYMEIYLPIKVRQKG